One genomic window of Dehalococcoidales bacterium includes the following:
- a CDS encoding CoA-transferase, producing MSETINFTTTESLLINVANLIENNKYYWVAIGGSPMMAMMLARKTLAPRAYYVVEDGTICPDPLEYVPFLSGASGAAEYRAVAWKDMNTVGFHCAMGYYDYGILDCLQVDMYGNINSTFIGGSYEHPERRFGGPGGANEIASMCWQTIFMADQEKRKYPRRVDFISSPGYLDGSPRARERAGLPANTGPYRVVSEIAMFGFDEETHMMKLLAIAPWVTLDDLLVEMDFEPLIADPLEKLPPPTEQQLTVLRAEIDPGGRVLGQGTWIEYKPED from the coding sequence ATGAGTGAGACAATCAACTTCACCACAACCGAGTCACTCCTTATCAATGTCGCCAACCTGATTGAGAACAACAAGTACTACTGGGTGGCCATCGGCGGGTCACCGATGATGGCGATGATGCTGGCAAGGAAGACCCTTGCCCCCAGAGCTTATTACGTCGTTGAGGATGGCACCATATGTCCGGACCCGTTGGAGTATGTCCCGTTCCTTTCCGGGGCAAGCGGCGCTGCCGAGTACCGCGCTGTTGCCTGGAAGGATATGAATACCGTCGGTTTCCACTGCGCCATGGGCTACTACGACTACGGTATTCTGGACTGTCTCCAGGTAGACATGTACGGCAACATTAACTCTACATTCATCGGTGGGAGTTATGAGCACCCGGAAAGGCGGTTTGGTGGCCCGGGCGGCGCCAACGAGATAGCCTCAATGTGCTGGCAGACAATCTTCATGGCCGACCAGGAGAAGCGCAAGTACCCCAGGAGAGTCGATTTCATCTCGTCTCCGGGCTATCTGGATGGCTCTCCTCGCGCCCGCGAAAGGGCCGGTCTCCCGGCAAACACCGGACCATACCGGGTGGTCTCGGAGATAGCCATGTTCGGCTTCGATGAAGAGACCCACATGATGAAGCTCCTGGCGATTGCGCCCTGGGTTACCCTGGACGACCTGCTTGTCGAGATGGACTTCGAACCGCTCATCGCCGACCCACTGGAGAAACTGCCGCCACCGACCGAGCAGCAGCTTACGGTACTACGTGCCGAGATTGACCCCGGCGGCCGTGTCCTCGGTCAGGGTACATGGATTGAGTACAAACCGGAGGACTGA
- a CDS encoding 4Fe-4S binding protein, producing the protein MPQIDKDKCDNCGLCVSVCTCGALVYIEETVTVIETQACGWCMMCEAVCPLGAITCPFEIVLDEVTRP; encoded by the coding sequence ATGCCACAAATCGATAAGGATAAGTGCGACAACTGCGGACTTTGCGTCAGTGTGTGTACCTGTGGTGCGTTGGTCTATATCGAAGAGACTGTCACCGTTATTGAGACCCAGGCCTGTGGCTGGTGCATGATGTGCGAAGCTGTATGCCCCCTCGGAGCCATTACCTGTCCCTTTGAGATAGTACTCGACGAAGTGACCCGGCCTTAA
- a CDS encoding TatD family hydrolase, giving the protein MFSDSHCHMDGFESEQQLMEVLERAAASNLDIILTTGMSLESSEEAIRLARTHRVVLAAVGIHPWNAVAPTDELCRRLEELAITESVVAMGEIGLDYARSPQTATEQRELLKYELSLAHEKGLPVNLHCREAHADMMGLLRREVGSGLTGNIHGFSGDSDMLKDWLEIGFYVAIGRAVLGDMPELEEAVTRIPSDRLLTETDATPRGQSAGPAEVVAVAEKVAALRGVTTEEIGRTATANLKRLLRL; this is encoded by the coding sequence GTGTTTTCAGACAGCCACTGCCACATGGACGGTTTTGAGTCGGAACAACAGCTTATGGAGGTACTTGAGAGGGCGGCGGCCAGCAATCTTGACATAATACTGACAACGGGGATGAGCCTGGAGTCATCGGAAGAGGCCATCCGCCTGGCGAGGACTCACCGGGTAGTACTGGCTGCGGTAGGAATCCATCCCTGGAATGCCGTTGCCCCCACGGACGAACTGTGCCGTCGTCTTGAAGAGCTTGCCATCACGGAAAGCGTTGTTGCCATGGGTGAAATAGGACTGGACTATGCCCGAAGTCCACAGACGGCAACCGAGCAGAGAGAACTGCTGAAGTATGAGCTGTCACTGGCCCACGAGAAAGGTCTGCCTGTAAACCTGCACTGTCGCGAAGCCCATGCCGACATGATGGGACTGCTTCGCAGGGAGGTCGGCTCCGGGTTGACAGGGAACATCCACGGGTTCTCCGGTGACAGCGACATGTTGAAGGACTGGCTTGAAATCGGGTTCTACGTTGCTATCGGCAGGGCGGTACTTGGAGATATGCCCGAACTGGAAGAGGCAGTTACCCGGATTCCGTCCGACCGGCTGCTCACCGAGACGGATGCTACACCGAGGGGGCAGTCAGCCGGTCCCGCAGAGGTGGTTGCAGTGGCCGAGAAAGTGGCCGCACTCCGCGGCGTTACAACCGAAGAAATTGGCCGGACCGCTACGGCAAACCTCAAGCGCCTGCTCAGACTGTAA
- a CDS encoding Crp/Fnr family transcriptional regulator — protein sequence MTIQREFLESIPYFTGLDATELDSVRQLIFERTVDRNEIIQFEGESAEALFFIASGAVKVFKTSAEGKEQILSIARPGDSFNDIAIFDDGPAPASAQTMSPVVLYGISKNEIQTILRQHPQVALNTIRVLVDRTRQLVELVEDLSFRHVIGRVAKILLEHAGDGTSPRPRLTQQDMAAMAGTVREVVARSLKALEEEGAIRLERHQIKIADKEALEDMVAASV from the coding sequence ATGACCATTCAGCGGGAGTTCCTGGAATCAATCCCCTACTTCACCGGACTTGACGCAACTGAGCTGGACTCAGTGCGGCAGCTTATATTCGAGAGGACGGTCGACCGCAACGAAATAATCCAGTTCGAGGGCGAATCCGCCGAGGCGCTTTTCTTCATCGCCTCGGGTGCAGTCAAGGTATTCAAGACGTCCGCTGAAGGTAAGGAACAGATTCTGAGCATAGCACGACCCGGGGATTCCTTTAACGACATCGCCATTTTCGATGACGGTCCTGCACCAGCCAGTGCCCAGACAATGAGTCCCGTCGTACTCTATGGGATATCAAAGAACGAAATCCAGACCATCCTGAGGCAGCACCCGCAGGTGGCCCTGAATACCATCAGGGTACTCGTTGACCGGACACGACAGTTGGTGGAGCTTGTAGAGGACCTCTCCTTCCGGCACGTCATTGGCCGCGTAGCCAAGATACTCCTGGAACACGCCGGCGACGGCACCTCTCCCAGGCCGCGGCTGACCCAGCAGGATATGGCCGCCATGGCGGGTACCGTTCGGGAGGTCGTCGCCCGGTCGCTCAAGGCACTGGAAGAGGAAGGGGCTATCAGGCTGGAGCGGCACCAGATAAAGATAGCCGACAAAGAAGCACTCGAAGATATGGTAGCAGCATCGGTCTGA
- a CDS encoding CoA-transferase produces the protein MEVLASGKGVYRTPDPDGHREWVRTHKSRELKSKVMTAKEAVEKFVSDGDYLGYDLNIHKRGPAALMHEIIRQKKKDLWVAVRFSGMDPAILIAGGCVSRIDIGWFIQSGTCSRAIQEGLIKVTEWTNGAVVYRELAGAMGLPFLPLRYIGGTDTFEQSGAKLIKDPFTGQEICLVPALNLDVAVVHVHQCDEFGNARIFGSGLSPMETCSCAKKLIISTEEVVSSDEIRRRPQLTTVPYYMVDAVVNVPFGTYPGAMPGLYGSDPEHMIEMMMADRMGTMDAYLEKWVYAFESHAEMLDKLVGARKLIQLMQAETFREGYRA, from the coding sequence ATGGAAGTACTGGCTTCAGGCAAGGGAGTGTACCGGACCCCGGACCCGGACGGTCACCGGGAATGGGTGCGGACGCACAAGTCCCGGGAGCTGAAGAGCAAGGTGATGACAGCCAAAGAGGCCGTCGAGAAGTTCGTCAGTGATGGTGACTATCTGGGTTACGACCTCAACATCCACAAGAGAGGGCCTGCTGCCCTCATGCACGAGATTATCCGCCAGAAGAAGAAGGACCTCTGGGTGGCTGTCAGGTTCAGCGGCATGGACCCGGCCATTCTCATCGCCGGTGGCTGTGTCAGCCGGATTGACATCGGCTGGTTCATCCAGAGCGGTACCTGCTCCCGGGCAATCCAGGAAGGCTTAATCAAGGTCACCGAGTGGACCAATGGCGCAGTGGTCTACCGCGAACTTGCCGGCGCCATGGGGCTGCCCTTCCTGCCTCTCCGCTACATTGGCGGTACCGACACCTTCGAGCAGTCCGGTGCCAAGCTTATCAAAGACCCCTTCACCGGACAGGAGATATGCCTCGTCCCGGCGCTCAACCTGGACGTTGCTGTCGTTCATGTCCACCAGTGCGACGAGTTTGGTAATGCCCGCATTTTCGGTTCCGGCCTTTCCCCGATGGAGACTTGTTCCTGTGCCAAGAAGCTTATCATCTCTACCGAGGAGGTTGTCAGTTCCGATGAGATACGGCGTCGCCCACAGCTCACCACTGTTCCTTACTACATGGTCGATGCTGTGGTAAATGTGCCGTTTGGCACGTATCCGGGTGCCATGCCGGGGCTCTATGGCAGCGACCCGGAGCACATGATAGAGATGATGATGGCTGACCGCATGGGTACCATGGACGCATATCTGGAGAAATGGGTCTACGCTTTTGAGTCCCACGCCGAGATGCTGGACAAGCTGGTGGGAGCCAGAAAGCTCATTCAGTTGATGCAGGCCGAGACTTTCAGGGAGGGTTACCGCGCATGA
- a CDS encoding MFS transporter, producing MPLMVNPYSRATQYLRGNVLNRFPRGIWALMVIQLVASAGFSICLPFLPLYLHQERGLVMTLVGVLFLIGGICSSTTQMVGGVLADRLGRRRLLLGTSIIRMFLYSGLAVLIATSAPVWSIITIYIAGQSAGMMMRPAMTAMVADLSPENQLTETYGLLRVGQNIGWAMGPAVGGYLITFLPYAWLFGVTALSSILTFSLIFLLLRESYVATTDRVDFRSMFTAATDRTFLAFSGLCLLVFMTMGQLGSTLSIFTVDRMGLSTAQYGMLLTANGIIVVLFQYPVARWAGRLTRARGMILGSLFFGIGWLSMGWVQNFGWALASIAIVTAGEITFTPLSLSTVGQLAPSDRRGRYMGFFGLSQSLSMSLGPLFGGVLLDTFPREPWFIWSTISAVAFIAAVGFYLWGTRARIGPSVDYHLTDSQDKP from the coding sequence ATGCCGCTGATGGTTAATCCATATTCAAGGGCGACACAATACCTGCGTGGAAACGTGCTTAACCGCTTCCCACGCGGGATTTGGGCGCTCATGGTCATTCAGCTGGTTGCTTCGGCAGGTTTCTCCATTTGCCTGCCTTTTTTACCCCTGTACCTCCACCAGGAACGTGGCCTGGTGATGACACTGGTCGGTGTACTTTTTCTTATCGGGGGCATCTGCTCCTCTACCACTCAGATGGTGGGAGGCGTGCTGGCTGACCGACTCGGTCGGCGACGACTGCTTCTCGGTACCTCTATCATCAGGATGTTCCTCTACTCGGGGCTGGCTGTCCTGATAGCGACCTCGGCACCGGTATGGAGCATCATCACCATCTATATCGCCGGCCAGTCAGCAGGAATGATGATGCGTCCCGCCATGACAGCCATGGTGGCTGACCTCTCTCCCGAGAACCAGCTTACCGAGACCTATGGACTCCTGCGGGTAGGACAGAATATTGGCTGGGCAATGGGCCCGGCAGTGGGCGGATACCTGATAACCTTCCTGCCTTACGCCTGGCTCTTCGGAGTGACCGCCCTATCAAGCATCCTGACTTTCTCTCTGATATTCCTGCTCCTCAGGGAGTCCTACGTTGCCACCACGGACCGCGTAGACTTCCGCAGTATGTTCACCGCAGCCACCGACCGGACCTTCCTGGCTTTCAGTGGCCTTTGCCTGCTGGTGTTCATGACGATGGGACAGCTTGGCAGTACCCTGTCTATCTTCACGGTGGACCGGATGGGCCTGTCAACTGCCCAGTACGGGATGCTGCTCACCGCCAACGGTATTATCGTGGTATTGTTCCAGTACCCGGTGGCGCGCTGGGCAGGAAGACTGACCAGGGCCCGAGGTATGATACTGGGGAGTCTGTTCTTCGGCATCGGCTGGCTGTCTATGGGCTGGGTCCAGAACTTCGGCTGGGCGCTGGCATCGATAGCGATTGTCACCGCCGGAGAGATAACGTTCACTCCACTGTCACTATCAACAGTGGGACAGCTTGCACCATCAGACCGTCGAGGGCGGTACATGGGGTTCTTCGGACTGAGCCAGAGTCTGAGTATGTCCCTGGGACCGCTGTTCGGCGGGGTCCTGCTCGACACTTTTCCTCGTGAGCCATGGTTTATCTGGAGTACAATCAGCGCTGTGGCTTTTATTGCTGCAGTGGGCTTCTACCTGTGGGGCACGAGGGCCCGGATTGGTCCGTCTGTCGATTACCATCTGACCGATTCACAGGACAAACCGTAA